The following DNA comes from Neurospora crassa OR74A mitochondrion, complete genome.
TGATTCGAACACAGTAGTTTTTTGGATTTAGTAACTTACTTGCTACTGTAAGTAAGGATTTTATTTTATAAGCAGGAAATAACAGTATACGGAGCGGGTTATCACTAAGATGAGCGGGGCAGGGGCTCATTTTGCCTATATGTCCAATGCCTATATATCCAAGTTAAGATTAGTTTACTTTTTACAATGTAAAAGCAAAAAAAATACAAATACTAATGAATATTACCTTAATACTTTTTTTAATAGGAATTTTAGGTTTCGTATTAAATAGAAAAAATATTATATTAATGCTTATTTCAATTGAAATAATGCTATTAGCTATAACATTCCTAATATTGGTAAGTTCACTTAATATGGATGATATAATCGGCCAAACTTATGCTATTTATATAATAGTTGTAGCAGGTGCAGAATCTGCTATAGGTTTAGCTATTCTAGTTGCTTTCTATAGATTAATTAACTCTCCAGTTAAAAATCCAAGATCAAATTATTCGGGGGACCCCGCCCCCCCTTCGGGGGGGCGGGGGCCCTATTTACATTTTAATTTATTACCTGTAGTTTCATCATGTAATTTAATCCAATCAAGGAATTATTCTAGTGTGCTACACAGGAAAATCCCCACACACACTTCGTGTGTGTGGGCCGGTTTAAATCCTTCATTTATAACTGGGTTCTCGGATGCTGAAGGTTCTTTTGTTGTAACTATTTTAAAGAACCCTAGATATAAAATAGGATGAAATGTACAAGCTAGATTTCAAATAAAATTAAACGAGAAAGATAGAGCTTTATTATTATTAATTCAAAATTATTTCGATAATATTGGATATATATCCAAAATAAATGATAGATCTACGGTTGAATTTAGAGTTAGTGATATAACTAGTTTAAATAATATAATTATACCTCATTTTGAAAAGTATCAATTAATAACTAATAAATATGGAGATTTGGTGATATTTAAACAAATTGTATCATTAATGTTAGAAAACAAACATACTACTTTAGAAGGATTAAAAGAAATCTTGGAACATAGAGCATCTCTTAATTGAGGTTTATCTAAAACTTTAAAGGAATCTTTTCCTTCTATAATACCAGTTAAAAGGGTAAAAATTGAGAATAATATATTAAGTAATTTATCTTCGCTACCCCTCCTTCCAGGAGGGGGGAACTGAGTAGCTGGCTTCTCATCAGGAGAAGCCAATTTTTTTATAACTATGTCTGGTACTAAAGTATGGTTACGTTTTTCTATAGCTCAAGATTCAAGAGATATATTGTTATTAAAAAGTTTAGTCAAATTTTTTAATTGTGGTTATATAGCTCAATATAAAAATCGTAAAGTATGTGAATTTATAGTTACAAAAATTAATGATATAATTATATATATTATTCCTTTTTTTGATCAATACAAAATTGAAGGTTCTAAATATAATGATTATGTTAAATTTAAAGAAGCCGCTATTCTTATTAAAAATAAAGAACATTTAACTGAAAAAGGATTAAATAAAATAATAGAATTAAAAAATTCGCTACCCCCTCCAGCTTCGCTGGAGGGGGGGATGAATAAAAATATTTAAATTTGTCTTGATTAAAAGGAGAAAATTATCTTGATCACAAAAGGCGAAAGTGAACCTTCGCCTAGTCTTATATAAGGCGAAACTCTCAAATTGCGGGGAACTCTTAAGAACAAATCTACCAAGTTAATATAGTAATATAATTAATGGAACAGGTAATGACTCGTTGTATGGTAAAAACGATTTGTATATGTAGAATATCCGCAGCCAAGCACCAAGTATTCGCTACCCCCTCCAGCTTCGCTGGAGGGGGGGAAGGAATAACGGTGTGCAGTTCATCGACTAAATGTGAGTTGGGTTTTTATTAATATGAAAGGATATTAATAATTAGCTTAAGATATAGTCAGGCTCAATACATGAGTATTGGGGTAAACCGAAGAGGAAGTATCACAATAGAATATAAATAATGTATTTAAGTATCATTATCTTACCTTTATTAGGGTCTATAGTTGCTGGCTTTTTTGGTAGAAAAGTTGGAGTTAGCGGTGCACAATTAATTACCTGTTTAAGTGTAATAATCACTACAGGTTTAGCTATATTAGCTTTTTTCGAGGTTGGTTTTAATAATATCCCTGTGACTATAAATTTATTTAGATGAATAGATAGTGAGTGATATAACATTCTTTGAGGTTTTCAATTTGATAGTTTAACAGTGGCAATGTTAATACCTGTATTAATAATAAGTTCTTTAGTTCACATATATTCAATTTCGTACATGAGCCATGATCCTCGGGGTCGCGTTAGGGGAAAACGCGTCTATGGGGATAAACTGTCAAATTCCGGGGAAGTCCTAAAGCTTAAGGTACCAAGCTGTAGTTGAAAAACTATGAGTGGCTGAAGTAATTACTCAGGTACGGTAACAAGCCTTAAGATGAGTGAAAACAAAATGGATAATCGCGGATCTAAGTCAGTAGTAATCGATAGTAATTCTACTGTAAAAGAGCAACGAGTAGACGGCAGTTGATCCATAAAGTCACATTTAATGGATTTAAGATGTACTCTAAGGGGTTTCGAAAGAAACAGAGGTATAAAACTCGGTTTCAACCTGCAACAAGGTTGAAACTCTGCTAAAATCCCATCTAAGCAATTCGATTTTAAAAAAAAATTTTCTACCTATAATTCCACTCTACGAGTAAATCCTTGAGTCTGATCTGGTTTAATAGATGGTGAGGGTTCATTTAACATAATAGTGGATAGAAATAAAAGTCGTAAATTAGGTTGACGTGCTCAATTGAAATTTCAATTAAGTCTACACACAAAAGATCTTAACTTATTATATCTATTACAACAATACTTGGGTGGTATTGGTTCTATTCATTTAGCTCGAAACCGAGATATAGTTAATTATTCAATAGATTCAATTGAAGATTTAAATAAACTTATTATTCATTTAGAAAATTATCCGTTATTAACTCAAAAAGCCGCGGATTTTTTTTTATTTAAACAAGCGGTAAAACTTGTAAATAATAAAGCTCATCTTACTGTTGAAGGTTTAAATCAAATAGTAAATATAAAAGCATCAATGAATTTAGGTTTATCTGACACGTTAAAATCAGAGTTTGCTGGATATACTCCAGTTGAAAGACCTGTAATAAATTGTGATAATGTATTTTTAGACCCTTATTGAATTTCAGGATTTGTAAGTGCTGAGGGAAACTTTGATGTTCGTATGCCATCAACCAATAGTAAATTAGGTTATCGAGTACAATTGAGATTTAGAATATCCACTCTACGAGTGGATATTAGATTAATGGAGAAAATAGTTGAATACTTTGGGTCAGGAAAGATTTACAAATATGGTGGTAAGTCTGCTGTTAGTTTAACAATAGTTGACTTTACTGATATTACCAATATATTGGTTCCATTTTTTAATAAATACCCTATAATTGGTATAAAACTCTATGATTATCTTGATTGATGTAAAATTCATAGTTTAATGATTAATCGTTCTCATCTGACGGTTGAGGGTATAAATTCAATTTCCCTCCTCCTTGGAAGGAGGAGGTAGCGAAAGATAAAATCGCAACCCCCCTCCATGTGGAGGGGGGGAGGTATGAATATAGGTAGAAATTTTTAAGATAAGTAACCATTGTTACTATAAATAAATAAATCAATTGTAGGATAAATTTAGCTTAAAAGCATAACCAAAGATTTTTTAGTTATTTAAGTTTATTTACTTTTATGATGATAATTCTTGTAACAGCGAATAATTATTTATTAATGTTTGTCGGTTGGGAAGGTGTTGGAGTTTGTTCATACCTTTTAGTTAGTTTTTGATTTACTAGAATAGCTGCAAATCAAAGTTCTATGTCTGCCTTCTTAACTAATAGAGTAGGGGATTGTTTTTTAACTATAGGTATGTTCGTCGTGCTATGAACTCTAGGTAATTTAGATTATGCAACAGTATTTTCATTAGCCCCTTATATTAATAGTGATATAGCTACTATTATAGGTATATGTTTACTAATAGGTGCTATGGCTAAAAGTTCTCAAGTGGGTTTGCACGTTTGACTACCTATGGCGATGGAAGGTTTTTTTAGTAGGGCTTTCCTTAAACTTCACTATATGCAGGAACATCCCGTTTTAAGTCTTGGTCCACTTAGATTTAGTCTATTCGGAAAAATCCAAGATCAGGGACAATTTGCAGGAAATTCGATAAGAAGTTCCTCAGAGATTACAAGTGAAGCTTTTATGTTAAAAGAAAGTTGATTTAAATGATGATTTATAGGTTTTGTAGAAGGAGACGGATCTTTTATTATTAACAAAGATGGGTATTTAGAGTTTAGAATTACACAATCTAGCCCAGATGCTCAAATTTTATTTATGATAAAAAAAGAATTAGGGTTTGGAGTTGTTAGAAAACAAGATTCAGTAAGAAATACTCATTGTTATAGAGTTAGAGATAAAAATAATCTAATTAAACTAATTTCTATATTTAATGGAAATATTTTTCTTGATACTAGAAAAGAACAATTTAAATTATGATTAAATGCGTTTAATTTAAAATATAAAGAAAATATACCTCATATAGATAGTTCATTTAGACCTAATTTAGATAATGCTTGATTATCTGGTTTTACAGATGCTGAAGGATGTTTTACTTGCTCCGTTTATGACAATAAGTCTAATACTGCTAAATTAGTTAGATTAAGATATATTTTATCTCAAAAAGGTAACTCTAGTTGTATGGAATATTTAGCTGAAATATTAGGAGGTAAAAAACATTTATTAAAAAGTTACGAAGGTTACAATGTAACAGTTAATACCACTAAATTATCTCCTATTGTACAATATTTTAATCTTTATCCTTTAAAAACTAAAAAGTATATTACATATTTTAACTGAATAAAAATATATAAGTTAGTAATAGATAAAAAACATAATGATCCTGAAAATTTATTATTGATTATGAAATATAAAAATAACATTAATAAATCTGATTATAATAAATAAATCAACTTTCGGCGGACCCCGCCCCCTTCGGGGGCGGGGGCCCGTTTTTAGTAATAACTAAAAATTAAACACAGCTACATAAATGAAGATATAGTCCGATCAGTTAAGTAATTAACTGCGTATTCCACCCCTCCCTTCCCCCGCCCCTTCCCCACCCTGCAGTACTGCAGGGGGGGCAGGTTTGCGGGGGGGAGGGGTGGAATCAACATAATTTTGCCTACTCCTGTTTCTGCATTAATACACGCTGCCA
Coding sequences within:
- a CDS encoding laglidadg endonuclease, coding for MYLSIIILPLLGSIVAGFFGRKVGVSGAQLITCLSVIITTGLAILAFFEVGFNNIPVTINLFRWIDSEWYNILWGFQFDSLTVAMLIPVLIISSLVHIYSISYMSHDPRGRVRGKRVYGDKLSNSGEVLKLKVPSCSWKTMSGWSNYSGTVTSLKMSENKMDNRGSKSVVIDSNSTVKEQRVDGSWSIKSHLMDLRCTLRGFERNRGIKLGFNLQQGWNSAKIPSKQFDFKKKFSTYNSTLRVNPWVWSGLIDGEGSFNIIVDRNKSRKLGWRAQLKFQLSLHTKDLNLLYLLQQYLGGIGSIHLARNRDIVNYSIDSIEDLNKLIIHLENYPLLTQKAADFFLFKQAVKLVNNKAHLTVEGLNQIVNIKASMNLGLSDTLKSEFAGYTPVERPVINCDNVFLDPYWISGFVSAEGNFDVRMPSTNSKLGYRVQLRFRISTLRVDIRLMEKIVEYFGSGKIYKYGGKSAVSLTIVDFTDITNILVPFFNKYPIIGIKLYDYLDWCKIHSLMINRSHLTVEGINSISLLLGRRR
- a CDS encoding NADH dehydrogenase subunit 4L — encoded protein: MNITLILFLIGILGFVLNRKNIILMLISIEIMLLAITFLILVSSLNMDDIIGQTYAIYIIVVAGAESAIGLAILVAFYRLRGSITIEYK